The Dongia rigui genome includes the window CGGGCCGAATCTATCGGGCGCGCAGCAGAAGGCTGCGGATGAATTGAGCACACTTGCCCCCGGCGTCACCTTGATCGACGGCGTCACCGGTTCGGGGAAGACGGAGGTCTATTTCGAAGCCATCGCCGCAACATTGCGTGCCGGCCGCCAGGCCTTGGTGATGGTGCCAGAAATTGCGCTTACCCCCCAATGGCTGACGCGGTTCGAGGCGCGCTTTGCTGCGCTGCCGGCGCAATGGCATTCGGAACTCACTGGATTGGAACGGCGGCTCACCTGGCGCAGTGTGCTCGATGGATCGGCCAAGGTCGTTGTGGGCGCGCGCTCGGCATTGTTCCTCCCCTATCGCGATCTGGGCCTCATCATCGTCGATGAAGAACATGAGAGCGCCTTCAAGCAGGAGGACGGCGTCATCTACCAGGCGCGGGACATGGCGGTGGTGCGCGGGCATCTGGCGAAGATTCCGGTCATCCTTGCTTCTGCCACGCCGTCGCTGGAAACGATCGTCAATGTGGAAACCGGGCGGTATCGCGCGGCACATCTTCCCGACCGGCATGGCGGCGCCACCTTGCCCACGATCGAGACGATCGATCTGCGGCTCGACAAGCCGGCGCGGCAATCCTGGATCGCGCCGCGCCTCAAGGCCGAGATCTTGCAGACCCTGGCCGATGGCAACCAGGCGCTGCTCTTCCTCAATCGCCGCGGCTATGCACCGCTCACTTTGTGCCGCAGCTGCGGCCACCGCATGCAATGCCCGCGCTGCACGGCCTGGCTAGTCGAGCATCGCTTTCATCAGAAATTGATGTGCCATCATTGCGGCTTCGATTCACCCATGCCGCCATCGTGCCCCGCCTGCCAGTCGGAAGGCAGCTTTGCTGCCTGCGGGCCTGGTGTCGAGCGCTTGGCGGAAGAAGCGGAAGCGCTGTTCCCCGATGCCAGGCGGCTGGTCCTCACCAGCGATACGGTGACGGGACCGGCGAAGGCGGAAAGCCTGATGCGCATGGTGGCGGAACGCGAGGTCGACCTTGTCATCGGCACGCAGATCATCGCCAAGGGGCACAATTTTCCACACCTCACCTTGGTGGGCGTGGTGGATGCCGATCTTGGCCTCCATGGCGGCGATTTGCGCGCAGCAGAGCGCACCTATCAGCTGATGAGCCAGGTGGCGGGGCGCGCGGGGCGCGGCGAGAAGCCGGGGCGGGTTTTCTTGCAGACCTATGACCCCGACCGCGCCGTGATGGAGGCGCTGAAATCGGGCGACCGCGATTCCTTCCTCGCCGCCGAAGCCGATGACCGCCGCCAATCCGGCATGCCGCCTTTCGGGCGCTTGGCGGCCCTCATTCTGTCGAGCCGCGATCAGGCGGCGGTCAACGCCAAGGCGCAGGAACTGGCAAGGTCGGCACCACATCGTGACGGCGTGACCGTCCTTGGACCGGCGCCGGCGCCTTTGGCCTTGCTGCGCGGCCGGCACCGCTTGCGCTTCCTCCTGAAGACGCGGCGCGACATCGCCCCGCAAGGTGTTTTGAAAGGCTGGCTCCGCGGCCAGAAATTCCCCGGCGATCTCAGGCTGCAGATCGATATCGATCCCTACAGCTTCATGTGACGCATGGGTCGGTCGTCAACGGCTGACCACGACATCGCTTCGCGGATGCGCGTCGCGATTTCACATATCGGTCATCGTTAGCGTTAAGACGTTCTTAAGCGCATAAGCCGGATAAATCCTATCATAACGATTTCTATCCTATGGGGGGATTGAACATGCCGACCATTGGTATTCGCGGCCGCATTGCCATCGCCGGGGCGCTGCTGTCCGGTATCGCCGTCGCCAGCGTCGCCGCCGTTCTGAGCTGGCAGGCCAGCAACAACCTCGAGGACCAGGCGCGGCTGGTGATGACCAATCTGGGCCGTTCCACGGCGGGCGATGTCGAGCGGCAATTCGTGCGTGCCATGTCGGCCGCGCGGACCTTCGGCGCTACGGTCGTCGGTTGGCGACAGGACAACCTGACCGACCGCGCGCGCTATAATTCGGTGCTGGCGGCCACCTTGGCGCCGGAAAAAACCTGGTTTGGCGCCTGGGGCACGTTCGAGCCCAATACCTTCGATGGCAAGGATGCCGATTTCGCTGGGAAAGACGACCAGCCGACGGCGGTCAAGAGCAATGGCCGCTATGTGCCCTATGCCTATCGCGGCGAGGGCGACAGCGTCGTGCTCGACAAATCCTATGATTTCGACAATTCAACGAACTCGCTGGAATATTACGAAACGCCGATGAAGACCGGCCGCACCCATGTCACCGATCCGGCCGGCTGGGATTTTGGCGCCGGCAGCGTCGTGTGGCTGGTGTCGATCTGTGTGCCGGTGAAGGATGCGGCGGGGCAAATCCTGGGCGTCACCGGCATCGATTTCCGCTTGAACGAACTCATCGACCAGATCGCGGCGCAACGTCCGTGGGGCGAAGGCCGCGCGGCCCTCATCGACAATGCGGGCAATTGGGCGGCACACCCCGCTGGCATGGCCTTTGTCGGCGCCGTGGCCGATGATGCCTTCTACAAGGCCAATGCCGAGAAGATGCGCGCCGGCGAGATCGTGGTGGGCGAGGATTCGAGCAATCTGCTGGATGGCGATGTCCTTGCCAAGGAGGCCAATGCCGCGCTTGAGAAGGTGCAGAAGGAAGCGCATGACGCGGCGATTGCCGCCGGCAAGAGCGAGGACGAAGCCAAATCGGCAGCTTTGATCACCAAGCTGAAGGAGGCCGGCGACGGTTTCGGGATCCAGGCCGTTGACAGCTATTCGGTCCTGGTGCCGCTGAGCCTCGAGGATTCGCCGGACCGCTGGAGCATCAAGGTCAGCGTGCCAAAATCGCTGGTGCTGGCCAAGGTGAATGAGATGCGCAATTGGGCGCTGGTCATTGGCGCCGCCGCCATTCTGCTGTGCGTCATCCTTGCCTGGTTCGTGGGCCGTTCGATCGCCAAGCCCGTGACCGCCATGACCGGCACCATGCAGAAGATTGCCGCCGGCCATTTGGACGTCGCCATTCCGGCGCTGGGGCGCAAGGACGAAATCGGGCAGATGGCCGAGACGGTCGAAACCTTCCGCCAGAACGCGCTGCAGAACAAGGAACTGGTCGCCAACCAGGAAGCGATGAAAAGACAAGCGGAGGCGGAACAGCATCAAGGCCGCCTGCGCCTGGCCGATTCCTTCGAAGGCCAGGTCTCGGAAGCGATCGGCTCGATGGCGGCCACTTCGCGCGAGATGGACAGCTCTGCCCAGCAGATGTCGCAGGTGAGCCTCGAGAATGTCGGTCGCAGCCAGAACGTGAGCCAGACGGCGACGCAGGTCTCGGAGAACGTGTCGTCGGTGGCGGCGGCAGTCGAAGAACTCTCCGCCTCGATCCGCGAGATCAGCCAGCAGGCCAACAATTCAAGCTCGATCGCGGTACAGGCCGCCGGCAAGGCGCACAGCACGGTGACGCTGGTGAATGCGCTGGTGGCGGCCTCTGAGCAGATCGGTTCGGTCGTGACCCTCATCAACGACATCGCGGGCCAGACCAATTTGCTGGCGCTCAATGCCACCATCGAAGCGGCACGCGCCGGCGAGGCGGGCAAGGGATTTGCCGTGGTGGCGTCCGAGGTGAAGAACCTTGCCAACCAGACGGCCAAGGCGACCGAAGAGATTTCGGCCCAGATCAACTCGATCCAGCAATCGACCGGGGCCGCTGCCGGCGAGATCGCGGAAGTGGCCAAGACCATCGAGCAGATCAGCCAGGTCAACAGCACCATTGCCGCCGCCGTCACCGAGCAGGATGCGGCCACCACCGAAATCGCCCGCGCGGTTTCGGAAGCGGCGACCGGCACGGCGGAACTGCAGCAGCAGATCGGCCTGGTGTCGGAATCGGCGCAGAATTCCGGCCAGGCGGCCGGCGCCATGGTGCAGGCCGTGGGCCAGTTGCAGAGCCGCTTCCAGGATCTCGAGCACCGCATCGACGGCTTCCTTGCCAATGTGCGCGCTGGTTAGGTCGCGGCCAGGGAACCCGTCGCCCACCGCCTTGTTAAGGCGGCAGGCGTGCCGGCCCTGTTGCCGTCGTGCTAGTCTTTGATCGGCACCGGTTCATCAGGGGAGGTCCGTCATGCAATGGCGCGGCGGTCGCAGGAGTTCAAACGTCTCTGACCAGCGCGGGTCCGGCGGCTTCGGCTCGCTGGGTGGCGGTGGCCTGGGCGGCCTGGGTGGTGGCGGCTTCGGCCGCGGCCCGCGCATCGGCGGGCTGGGGCTGGTCGGGGTCATTGCCTTCTTCGTCATCGCCAGCCTGATGGGCGTCGATCCGACCAGCATCCTGACGGGCGGTGGTTCCGGCGGCGGCTCGGTGAGCCAGTCCCAAGATGGCGAGGTGGTGGGGGATATCCTCTCCGGCAGGTCGCGCTATGAGCAGGGTGCCGGTACCGGCGCCGGTACCGGCGATGCGACCACCGAGGACGAGTTGAAGGATTTCGTTTCCGTGATCCTCGCCAGCACTGAAGACGTCTGGGGCCAGATCTTCGCCGCGGGCAAGGGCAGCTACCGCCCGCCGACGCTGGTCCTCTTTTCCGGCGCCACGCAATCGGCCTGCGGCTATGCGCAATCGGCGATGGGGCCGTTTTATTGCCCGCCCGATCAGAAGGTCTATATCGACCTCGATTTCTATCGCGATCTCAGGAGCCGCTTTGAAGCGCCCGGCGATTTTGCCCAGGCCTATGTCATCGCCCATGAAGTGGGTCATCATGTGCAGAACCTGCTCGGCATCGAAAAACAGGTGAGCCGCGCGCGCGCCGGGATGAGCGAGGCGGATGCCAATGCCTTGTCGGTCCGCGTCGAATTGCAGGCCGATTGCTTCGCCGGCATCTGGGCGCACCAGATCGAAGCCAGTGACCAGAATCTGACGCTCGAACCCGGCGACATCAAGGAAGGCCTCACCGCGGCCAGCGCCATCGGCGACGATCGGCTGCAACGAGAGGCCACGGGCCGTATCGTCCCCGACAGCTTCACCCATGGCAGCTCAGAGCAGCGCGTGCGCTGGTTCCAGCGCGGCCTCGACACCGGCGATCTGGAAGCCTGCGACACCTTCAACGCGGATACCCTGTAAGGCATGGCTCGCTGACAGCCGAACCGAAACGCGCTAATTTGCCCGGCGTGAGCACGCCAGTCGTTTCCATCATCATCGCCGCCTATCGAGCGCAGGGCTTTATTGCCGATGCGGTGCAGTCTGCCTGCGCCCAGGCGTTGCGCGAGATCGAGATCGTCGTGGCACCGGATGAACCGGCGGATTATGGCTTTCTGCAGCAGATCGATCCGCGTGTGCGGGTTTTGAAGGGCGTGCCCAAGCCGACTGGGCCGGGGCCGGCGCGCAATCGGGCGCTGGAGCATGCGCGCGGGCGCTTCATCGCGCTGCTCGATGCCGATGATCTTTTCGCGCCGGACTATCTCTCGCTTCTGGTGCCGTTGGCAGACGCGGGCGGTGTCGCTTTCGGGCGGACGCGCATCACCGATTGGTCGGGGCGTGTCGTGCGCGAGGTGGGCGCGCGCGGCGGCGAGATTGGTTTTGCCGATTTTGCGACGGCCTTCGCCTCGCTCCATGCCGTCGTGCCGCGAGATGTTCAGCGCCGATGGCAAGACGTGCTGGCCGAAGACGTGCTGTTCGATCTCGAATCGCTGTCGCTCGGTGGTGGCCGGGCGCCGTTTGCCGGCGCTGCCGTCTATCAATTGCGCCAGCGGCCGCAATCGGTGACGCGCGGTGCGATGTTTCTTGACGGCATCGGGCCCGGTTATGACCGGCTCATCGCGCTGGTGGCGGCAGGCGAAACATCGATCGCACTGGCGCATAGGCCCAGCGTGATTGAGGTGTGGCGCAGCTGGCAGGCCATGAACGCGCGGTTCGTGGCGGCGACCGCCGCCGGTGACAGGCGCGACTACCAGCGCTTCGCAGCCGATGCAGCTGCTGTATGAATCCCATTCCAGTCATGCGCGCAAAAGTCATATGCGGACCCCTCGCCCACGGTCGAATTGGGGACGGTGACAAGGGCTGGCGTTGCCGGCGGGGCATAGGAATCTACATCCCGATGCGCGTTCCCGAGATTTGCGCTAATCTTTAACGACGTCGAAACGCCCGCAGCCACAGGGGATGGCAAGCGCGATCTGCGCAGGTGCCCCGGCGGTTCGCGAAGCCTGGTGGTTGGGGAAGCGTGGCGGCTGGGGAAGCCTGGCGGTTGGGGAAGTTGGATCGGCAGCATGCACCGTTTGATCGACATCGTTCAGGAAATGTCGCTGGCGCGCACGATCGACCGTGTCACGGAGATCGTGCGCCATGCCGCGCGCGAACTGGCCAATGCAGATGGCGCCACCTTCGTGCTGCGCGATGGCGAGCACTGCTTCTACAAGGATGAGGAAGCCATTGCGCCGCTGTGGAAGGGCAAGCGCTTTCCCATCGCCGATTGCGTCAGCGGCTGGTCGATGCTCAACCGCCGCCCCGCGGTCATCCCCAATATCGCAGACGATCCGCGCGTCCCATACGAGGCTTACCGCCCGACCTTCGTCAAAAGCATGGTGATGGTGCCGATCCGGACCCTCGATCCCATTGGCGCGATCGGCGTCTATTGGGCGCGGCATTACCAGGCCGACGCGTATCAGGTGCAGGTTCTGCAGGCGCTGGCCGATTCGACCTCCATCGCGCTGGAGAATGTGCAGGTCTATGCCGAGTTGGAGAGCCGCATCGAAAAGCGGACCCAGGAACTGGCCGCGGCCAACCGGCATCTTGTGAGCGAGATCGAGGAACGCCAGCGCGTCGAGGCAGCGATGCGCGAGTTGTCGCTGACCGACGATCTCACCGGCATCTATAACCGGCGCGGCTTCAAGTTGCTGGCCGACCGCGCGCTCGAAGCCGCCAGGCGGCGCGGCGTCTATTGTCACCTCATCTATCTCGATCTCGATGGGCTGAAGAGTCTCAACGATGCCGAAGGCCATGCGGCAGGCGACATGCTGCTGCGCGAGGCGACGGGCTTGTTGCAGAACGTGTTTCGCAGGACCGATATCGTGGCGCGCCTCGGCGGCGATGAATTCGCCGTGCTGGCGGTCGACAGCAACACCTCCGCAGACGATATCCGGCGGCGGCTGGCGACCGCGCTCAGCAACCACCAGCGGATCGGCGCGCAGCGACTGCAGGGGAGCCATCTTGGCCTTGGCGACACGCGGGCGCCGCGCTTGTCCTTCAGCGTGGGCCATGTCGACGTGGCGCCGGAGCAGACCGACAGCCTGGAAGCGTTGCTGGCGCTGGCCGACAGCCGTATGTATGCCCAGAAGGTGGCCCGCCGACAGGCGCCGCCCGTGGTCCTCGCCACCCACCACTGATCCCTTGCCGCAGAGCGCCTGTTCCGGTAATGTTCCAGCTCCGGAATGAGGGGATGGGACATCATGAAACTCTATGCCGGGCGCCTCAGCCTGTTTTCGCGCAAGGTCGAGATCGCCCTGGCCGAGAAAGGCATCGCGGTCGAGCGCGAATTCGTGGCCTTCACGCAGGAACGGGGCTACGCGCCCAAGCACCCGGCGGTGCTGGCGCATAACCCGAAGCGCCAGGTGCCGGTGCTGGTCGATGGCGACCTCGCCCTGTTCGATTCCACCGTGATCTTCGAATATCTCGAGGAGCTTTGTCCTCAGCCGCCGCTATACCCGGTGACGCCCAAGGAACGCGCGCGTTGCCGCCTGCTGGAGGTCGATGCCGACGAGATTCTCTTCGCCCCGGTGCGCCAGTTGCTGTTCCGGACCGAGCCACCCGCTGCCGATCCGGGCGTCCATGCCGGGCGGGTGGCTTCGGCGGCGGAAGCGGAGGCGGCGATCGCCGCGCGCTTTGCCGATCTCGATGCGCGGCTGGCCGGTGCCGATTTCTTCTGCGGGTCACTGTCGGTCGCCGATATCGCGCTGTTCATGACCGTGCTGTTCACCCAGCGCCTGAGCGGGCCGCCACTCGATCCTCACCCGCAACTCGCCGCCTGGTACCGCCGCCTCCTCGCCCGACCCGCTTTTGCCCGCGTTGCCGCGGAAATCGCCGAGGCGGACAGGGAATTGTCGCCCGCTTTGTCTGCGGCCCCATCCGCCGGCTAAAAGGTTAACGCGAAAGTCTCGCAACAAGCCTTGCGGCATCTTTGGCGCATAAAGTTTTCAGCCCTGTCGCGTTTGCAAATTATCATCCTAATTCAGAGGCTTGATGATTCATCGCCACGGTCGGTCAGGGGCTGTTGATTAGCCTGAAACCATGTGTTACTAACCCGCCGCCTGTCGCAGCGCGGAAAGCCGCTGCGAAGGGCCGGTTGAGTTTGTGTCGGCACTGCATGTGCCCAAGAATTTCTCCGTAAAATCAATTATTTAAGACCAGGGATGGGGGCAGGTATCGTGGCAGCCCAAGGCAGCGACAAGGGAAGCACCGCGTATGGCGGTCTGGCGCAGCGTTATGCAGCAGCCCTCTTCGAACTGGCCGATTCCAAGCATCAGCTGGACGCCGTCGTCGGCGATCTGGCTGCCCTTGCCAAGATGATCGACGAATCGGCCGACTTCCGTCGCCTGATCAATTCGCCGGTCCTTTCCCGCGGCGACCAGGGCCGCGCCATCTCAGGTATTGTGCAGGCCGCGCAGTTCGGCCCGCTCACCGCAAAATTCCTCGGCCTCCTCGCCCAGAACCGGCGCCTTTTTGCGCTCAGCGCGATGATCCAGGCCTTCAAGAAGATGCTGGCTGACCGCCGCGGCGAAATGACTGCCCAGGTCTGGTCCGCCCGGCCGCTCTCGGCCGACCAGCAGAACGCACTCGCTGAAACGATCAAGCGGGCCCACGGTGCCAAGGTCACGATGGAGGTCAAGGTTGATCCTGCCCTCATCGGCGGCCTCGTCGTCAAAGTGGGCAGCCGCATGATCGATTCGTCTATTCGAACCAAGCTGCAGAAGTTGCAGCTCGCTATGAAAGGGGTTGGATAATGGAAATCCGTGCCGCCGAAATCTCTGCGATCCTCAAGCAGCAGATTGAAAATTTCGGCAACGAGGCCGATGTCACCGAAGTGGGGCAGGTCCTCAGCGTGGGCGACGGTGTTGCCCGCGTGCATGGGTTGGACAATGTCCAGGCCGGCGAAATGGTCGAGTTCCCGGGCGGGATCCGCGGCATGGCGCTGAACCTCGAAACCGACAATGTCGGTATCGTGATCTTCGGCGACGACCGTGACATCAAGGAAGGCGATACCGTCAAGCGCACCGGCGCCATCGTCGACGTGCCGGTCGGCAAGGGCCTGCTCGGCCGCGTCGTTGACGGCCTCGGCAACCCGATCGACGGCAAGGGTCCCTTGACCGACGTCAAGCGCACCCGCGTCGAAGTGAAGGCGCCCGGCATCATCCCGAGAAAGTCGGTGCATGAGCCGATGCAGACCGGCCTCAAGGCCGTCGACAGCCTGGTGCCGATCGGCCGTGGCCAGCGCGAGCTGATCATCGGTGACCGTCAGACCGGCAAGACCGCCGTCATCATCGACACCATCCTCAACCAGAAGGCCATCAACGCCGGCGCGGATGAGTCGAAGAAGCTCTATTGCGTCTATGTCGCCATCGGGCAGAAGCGTTCGACCGTCGCCCAGATCGTGAAGACGCTGGAGGACAATGGCGCGCTGGAATATTCCATCGTCGTCGCCGCCACCGCCTCGGAACCGGCCCCGCTGCAGTTCCTCGCGCCCTATACGGGCTGCGCCATGGGCGAGTTCTTCCGCGACAACGGCATGCATGCCGTCATCTTCTATGACGATCTTTCGAAGCAGGCCGTGGCCTATCGTCAGATGTCGCTGCTGCTGCGCCGTCCGCCGGGACGCGAAGCCTATCCGGGCGACGTGTTCTATGTGCACAGCCGCCTCCTCGAGCGCGCTGCCAAGATGAGCGACAATTTCGGCAACGGTTCGCTGACCGCACTCCCGGTCATCGAAACCCAGGCCGGTGACGTCTCGGCCTATATTCCGACCAACGTGATTTCGATCACCGACGGCCAGATCTTCCTCGAAACCGGCCTCTTCTATAAGGGCATCCGCCCCGCCATCAACGTCGGTTTGAGCGTCAGCCGCGTCGGCTCCGCCGCCCAGATCAAGGCGATGAAGCAGGTTGCCGGTACCATCAAGCTCGAACTTGCGCAGTACCGCGAAATGGCGGCCTTCGCGCAGTTCGCCTCCGATCTCGACGCCTCGACCCAGAAGCTGCTCGCCCGTGGCGCTCGCCTCACCGAGCTCCTGAAGCAGGGCCAGTTCAAGCCGATGCCGGTCGAAGAGCAGGTCGTGTCGATCTTCTCCGGCGTGCGTGGCTATCTCGACGGCATTGCGGTCAACCAGATCGGTCGTTTCGAATCGAGCCTCCTTGGCGAGATCAAGGCGAAGAGCCCGGACATCCTCAATGCGATCCGGACCGAGCGCGAAATCTCGAAGGCGACCGAGGCCAAGCTGCACGAGGTCATCGGCGCTTTCACGAAGTCGTTCGCGTAACGCTCGCTACTTGTTGAGAAGGGGCAGCAATGCCGAGCCTTAAGGATCTCAAGATCCGCATCAACAGCACCAAGAACACGCAGAAGATCACCTCTGCGATGAAGATGGTGTCTGCAGCCAAACTGCGTCGCGCGCAGGAGCAGGCGGAAGCCGCCCGTCCCTATGCCGAGCGCATGGAGAAGGTGCTGGGCGCCCTGGCGGCCTCGATGGCCGGCAAGGACAACGCCCCGGCGCTCCTCGGCGGCACCGGTCGCGACCAGGTGCAGCTGGTGGTCGTCATGACGTCCGACCGGGGCCTGTGCGGTGCGTTCAACTCGTCGATCACGCGCCAGGCGCGCAAGACGATCCGCGACCTCAAGGCGTCCGGCAAGACGGTGAAGATCATCACCGTCGGCCGCAAGGCCAAGGACCAGTTGCGCCGCGAGTTCAGCAACGACATCGTCGCCTCGTTCGAAGAGATCGCGCGCCCACGCATCACCTTCGAGACGGCCGAGAAGATCGCCATCCAGATCCGCAACATGTTTGCCGCGGGCGAGTTCGACGTCTGCACCATCATCTACAACAAGTTCAAATCGGCGATCGCGCAGATCGTGACCGTGCAGCAGCTCATTCCCTTCGCGAATGCCGTTGCCAATGAGAACAATGCCGGTCCGGCAGCGCTCTATGAATACGAGCCGGACGAGGAATCGATCCTTGCCGATCTGCTGCCGCGCAATATCGCGATGCAGGTCTATCGCGCGCTGCTCGAAAACTCGGCCTCCGAGCATGGTGCGCGCATGACCGCCATGGACAATGCGACCCGCAATGCGGGCGACATGATCAACAAGCTGACCATCAATTACAACCGGACCCGCCAGGCGAACATCACCAAGGAGCTGATCGAAATCATCTCCGGCGCTGAAGCCGTCTGATCCGGACTGAAGAGATCGTTTTAAGGAGCAACCAATATGTCGAAGAACATCGTCGGCAAGATTACGCAGGTAACGGGCGCCGTCGTTGACGTGCAGTTCGGTGACGCCCTGCCCGCGATCTTGAACGCGCTGCATGTGCAGAATCAGGGCAAGCTCCTGGTTCTCGAAGTCGCCCAGCATCTGGGCGAGAACACCGTGCGCGCCATCGCCATGGATTCTACCGACGGTCTGGTCCGCGGCGCTGAAGTCGTCGACACGGGTGCCGCCATCACCGTGCCGGTGGGCCCGGAGACCCTGGGTCGCATCATCAACGTGATCGGCGAGCCGATCGACGAGCGTGGTCCGGTCAACGCCAAGGAATCGGCGCCGATCCACGCCCAGGCCCCGGCCTTCGTCGAGCAGTCGACCGATGCGCAGATCCTCGTCACCGGCATCAAGGTCGTCGATTTGCTGGCACCCTATCTGAAGGGCGGCAAGATCGGCCTCTTCGGCGGTGCGGGCGTCGGCAAGACGGTGACCATTCAGGAACTGATCAACAACATCGCCAAGGGTCATGGCGGCGTGTCCGTGTTTGCGGGCGTCGGCGAACGTACCCGCGAAGGCAACGACCTCTATCACGAAATGATCGATTCCGGCGTCATCAAGCTGGATGGCGGCGAGTCGAAAGTGGCCCTTGTTTACGGCCAGATGAACGAGCCCCCGGGAGCCCGTGCCCGCGTCGCCCTCTCCGGCCTCACCATGGCCGAGTATTTCCGCGACAAGCAGGGCCAGGACGTTCTCTTCTTCATCGACAACATCTTCCGCTTCACCCAGGCGGGTTCGGAAGTGTCGGCGCTGCTCGGTCGCATCCCCTCGGCCGTGGGCTATCAGCCGACACTCGCCACCGACATGGGCGCGCTGCAGGAACGCATCACCTCGACCAAGAAGGGGTCGATCACCTCGGTGCAGGCCATCTACGTGCCCGCCGACGATTTGACCGATCCGGCGCCGGCGACCTCGTTTGCCCATTTGGACGCCACCACGGTGCTCAGCCGTTCGATCGCTGAAATGGCCATCTTCCCGGCCGTCGATCCGCTTGATTCGACCAGCCGCGCGCTCGATCCGCGCGTCGTTGGTGAAGAGCACTACAACACCGCGCGCCGCGTTCAGGAAGTGCTGCAGGGCTACAAGGCCCTCCAGGACATCATCGCCATCCTGGGCATGGACGAACTCTCGGAAGAGGACAAGCTGGTCGTGGCCCGCGCCCGCAAGATCCAGCGCTTCCTCAGCCAGCCCTTCCACGTCGCCGAAGTCTTCACCGGCACGCCGGGCGTGTTCGTGAAGCTCGAAGACACCATCAAGGGCTTCAAGGGCATCGTCGAAGG containing:
- a CDS encoding primosomal protein N', translating into MPTETDHVLGEETGAVAATPRRGSRVVGVLLPLALFQAYDYLVPAGLELVRGDIVTVPLGRRSVTGIVWGDGAGDVAPEKLKQVTARLDLPPLPAITCDFVDWVAQYTMAPVGAVLRMAISVPDALEPERAMKAWQLGDIATAKTAGAKLTAARQRVVDVLTSSPPLPPTELARLAAVSAGVVAEMGKVGLLQSVPLSQKRPFGMPDADAAGPNLSGAQQKAADELSTLAPGVTLIDGVTGSGKTEVYFEAIAATLRAGRQALVMVPEIALTPQWLTRFEARFAALPAQWHSELTGLERRLTWRSVLDGSAKVVVGARSALFLPYRDLGLIIVDEEHESAFKQEDGVIYQARDMAVVRGHLAKIPVILASATPSLETIVNVETGRYRAAHLPDRHGGATLPTIETIDLRLDKPARQSWIAPRLKAEILQTLADGNQALLFLNRRGYAPLTLCRSCGHRMQCPRCTAWLVEHRFHQKLMCHHCGFDSPMPPSCPACQSEGSFAACGPGVERLAEEAEALFPDARRLVLTSDTVTGPAKAESLMRMVAEREVDLVIGTQIIAKGHNFPHLTLVGVVDADLGLHGGDLRAAERTYQLMSQVAGRAGRGEKPGRVFLQTYDPDRAVMEALKSGDRDSFLAAEADDRRQSGMPPFGRLAALILSSRDQAAVNAKAQELARSAPHRDGVTVLGPAPAPLALLRGRHRLRFLLKTRRDIAPQGVLKGWLRGQKFPGDLRLQIDIDPYSFM
- a CDS encoding methyl-accepting chemotaxis protein, with product MPTIGIRGRIAIAGALLSGIAVASVAAVLSWQASNNLEDQARLVMTNLGRSTAGDVERQFVRAMSAARTFGATVVGWRQDNLTDRARYNSVLAATLAPEKTWFGAWGTFEPNTFDGKDADFAGKDDQPTAVKSNGRYVPYAYRGEGDSVVLDKSYDFDNSTNSLEYYETPMKTGRTHVTDPAGWDFGAGSVVWLVSICVPVKDAAGQILGVTGIDFRLNELIDQIAAQRPWGEGRAALIDNAGNWAAHPAGMAFVGAVADDAFYKANAEKMRAGEIVVGEDSSNLLDGDVLAKEANAALEKVQKEAHDAAIAAGKSEDEAKSAALITKLKEAGDGFGIQAVDSYSVLVPLSLEDSPDRWSIKVSVPKSLVLAKVNEMRNWALVIGAAAILLCVILAWFVGRSIAKPVTAMTGTMQKIAAGHLDVAIPALGRKDEIGQMAETVETFRQNALQNKELVANQEAMKRQAEAEQHQGRLRLADSFEGQVSEAIGSMAATSREMDSSAQQMSQVSLENVGRSQNVSQTATQVSENVSSVAAAVEELSASIREISQQANNSSSIAVQAAGKAHSTVTLVNALVAASEQIGSVVTLINDIAGQTNLLALNATIEAARAGEAGKGFAVVASEVKNLANQTAKATEEISAQINSIQQSTGAAAGEIAEVAKTIEQISQVNSTIAAAVTEQDAATTEIARAVSEAATGTAELQQQIGLVSESAQNSGQAAGAMVQAVGQLQSRFQDLEHRIDGFLANVRAG
- the ypfJ gene encoding KPN_02809 family neutral zinc metallopeptidase — encoded protein: MQWRGGRRSSNVSDQRGSGGFGSLGGGGLGGLGGGGFGRGPRIGGLGLVGVIAFFVIASLMGVDPTSILTGGGSGGGSVSQSQDGEVVGDILSGRSRYEQGAGTGAGTGDATTEDELKDFVSVILASTEDVWGQIFAAGKGSYRPPTLVLFSGATQSACGYAQSAMGPFYCPPDQKVYIDLDFYRDLRSRFEAPGDFAQAYVIAHEVGHHVQNLLGIEKQVSRARAGMSEADANALSVRVELQADCFAGIWAHQIEASDQNLTLEPGDIKEGLTAASAIGDDRLQREATGRIVPDSFTHGSSEQRVRWFQRGLDTGDLEACDTFNADTL
- a CDS encoding glycosyltransferase family 2 protein, giving the protein MSTPVVSIIIAAYRAQGFIADAVQSACAQALREIEIVVAPDEPADYGFLQQIDPRVRVLKGVPKPTGPGPARNRALEHARGRFIALLDADDLFAPDYLSLLVPLADAGGVAFGRTRITDWSGRVVREVGARGGEIGFADFATAFASLHAVVPRDVQRRWQDVLAEDVLFDLESLSLGGGRAPFAGAAVYQLRQRPQSVTRGAMFLDGIGPGYDRLIALVAAGETSIALAHRPSVIEVWRSWQAMNARFVAATAAGDRRDYQRFAADAAAV
- a CDS encoding GGDEF domain-containing protein → MHRLIDIVQEMSLARTIDRVTEIVRHAARELANADGATFVLRDGEHCFYKDEEAIAPLWKGKRFPIADCVSGWSMLNRRPAVIPNIADDPRVPYEAYRPTFVKSMVMVPIRTLDPIGAIGVYWARHYQADAYQVQVLQALADSTSIALENVQVYAELESRIEKRTQELAAANRHLVSEIEERQRVEAAMRELSLTDDLTGIYNRRGFKLLADRALEAARRRGVYCHLIYLDLDGLKSLNDAEGHAAGDMLLREATGLLQNVFRRTDIVARLGGDEFAVLAVDSNTSADDIRRRLATALSNHQRIGAQRLQGSHLGLGDTRAPRLSFSVGHVDVAPEQTDSLEALLALADSRMYAQKVARRQAPPVVLATHH
- a CDS encoding glutathione S-transferase family protein, with translation MKLYAGRLSLFSRKVEIALAEKGIAVEREFVAFTQERGYAPKHPAVLAHNPKRQVPVLVDGDLALFDSTVIFEYLEELCPQPPLYPVTPKERARCRLLEVDADEILFAPVRQLLFRTEPPAADPGVHAGRVASAAEAEAAIAARFADLDARLAGADFFCGSLSVADIALFMTVLFTQRLSGPPLDPHPQLAAWYRRLLARPAFARVAAEIAEADRELSPALSAAPSAG
- a CDS encoding F0F1 ATP synthase subunit delta, producing MGAGIVAAQGSDKGSTAYGGLAQRYAAALFELADSKHQLDAVVGDLAALAKMIDESADFRRLINSPVLSRGDQGRAISGIVQAAQFGPLTAKFLGLLAQNRRLFALSAMIQAFKKMLADRRGEMTAQVWSARPLSADQQNALAETIKRAHGAKVTMEVKVDPALIGGLVVKVGSRMIDSSIRTKLQKLQLAMKGVG